Genomic window (Daucus carota subsp. sativus chromosome 5, DH1 v3.0, whole genome shotgun sequence):
CCAAGAAAAGTTTATTAAAGTAGATTTTTCTAACTTATGTACAATTTGGTCTAAAATTGGCATAAACCTTAAAGTTGCCACCGACCCAACAGCATTGAGCATCCCAATGTAAGTCCTGTTTCTTCCTGTGCCAGTTTCTTAATTCTAGATTTACGTGTCCAAATTCCTCGTGATTACCTTTCTAGAATCCTCAACTACCCTTTCATTTACTACTACTTTCAAACATTGCCATCTCTTCCTTTCTCTGTCTATTTATTCAACTCAATTTCCATCGAACCCACactttttatttctttctttcCCTCTTAAAAGTCTATATAATACGGTTACACACATAAtctattttctttcttctttttctttgcgCAAGATTTGAACTTTTGAGTTTCTAAGCAACCCCTTTTGTTCAGTTTGTTTGATCATGGCCAGTAGTACTAATGGGTCTGCAAACAGCCATTCAAGAGCCAGGCTGCAGAGGCTTAGATGCTCTGTTCAGAACTATGATTGGGGGAGAGTTGGGTATGAATCTGCTGTGGCTAGACTCTATTGTAAGAACTCTGGGGTGGAGATTGATGAGAACAAGTGTTATGCGGAGTTGTGGATGGGAACACATGCATCTGGGCCTTCTTTTGTTGTGGGGGAGAATGGGGAGCAGAGTTTGAAGAGTTGGATTGAGAACAACCCGGGTGTGCTTGGAGATAAGGTGTTTGACAAGTGGAACACTAATCTCCCTTTCTTGTTCAAGGTATTTTACatgtttgatttttattatttttttgattccACAAGTTGATGTTTGATGTTTATCGCTGGCTTTGCTCAAAGCAAGAGAAATTGATTGATTGAACTTTTTGAGAGGGAATTTTGGGTTTGGTTTTGTGTTTATGaatttatcaatttttgttttgttgtgtAATTTGGTTGAtcaagttatattttaaaatcgtGTGGATGATCAGAGTTGGGTTCCGGTCATGTTTCTGATCATGTCAAAATTTGAGACTAGTATAATTCGTTTGGAGTGATAATAGAGGATATTGAAGCACTTCCTTTTTTATCCGCAATTGAATGCTTAGTTTAATGTTACTAAACCAGGAAACATCTGTAATATTAGTAACTCAGAGAAGTTAATAGGGAATAGGAATAAGTCATTAAATGTATGTGAGAAAGGCATGGATATCATGCGTCTTTTCAAGCATTTTGTTATGGATGCACTTGTTTGGATaagtttgaatttaattaattatattaacagAAACTACAAATTTAACTACACACAGCCAACAAAATAATGCCATTCTCTATAAAATTTGCTTCTAGTAACTGTATGtgattatttttgtgatttgtAATCATATAACTTCACAAACAACAAATCTAAGAAAAAGTGGTTAACATGTGCATGTAGGGCACATGATAGCCCTTCCAATATTTATTTGGGAAGATCTCTGTTGAAGTTATTTAAAAGACAGTGGGTCCATGTTCAGGTTTAAATAATTAGGTTCatgttcaggtttccatgtgcCAGCACTAGTTATAACCACCCCACCTGTCAAATGAATTGCCATACTAATCCAAGCAAAGTGCAGTACTAAACTAGATTTTTGCCTATTTCTTGACAAACTGATGTGACTGAGAAACTGGTGAACAAGATTGCAATTTGATAACTCTCTTCTACACTGGACCCAAATCGCTAATTGAATGATTCCATGACTAATTTCCATCTGGAATATTGAAGAGCATTTTTAATCTTGCTACCTTTTTGATGCATTGTTATATACTTCTTCTTTTTTGCTACTTTATGCATTTTAATCTTACTGTAAATTGGCATACTTTCTTCAGTTTTTACTTCTTAGTAAATTTTCAATTTGGCTATTCAAGTTAATTTTTTCTGTTTTGACTGGGGTGGTCTTATAAGTTTTGTCACTTGTGTGTTTATTAGTTTAGTTTTTTATGCAGGTACTTTCAATAGCAAAAGCATTATCTATACAAGCCCATCCAGACAAGAAATTGGCAGAAATCCTTCATAGGACACAGCCAGACATGTACAAAGATGATAATCACAAGCCTGAGATGGTGTTGGCTATAACGGATTTTGAGGCTTTGTGTGGGTTTACTGATCTTGAGGTGACTTTCTCTTTCTATGATGGAGTTGACTTTTCATTTGGTAATTGAGTGGTTCACATGATACTATATTTTAGGTACAGTGAGAATGTACTGTTATATGATTAATGTATTCACTATATTCCATTGTAATGCGTTCGAAATTAAGCAGGAACCGATCAATTTATGGAACTGAAGTTAGGGTGGATGGTATATTCCTATGTGCTTTTCAGGATTCACGTGCAACTTAAGAAGCTATGAAGATAATAAATAAATCCACCTGTTTTTGTTTGTGGTTTCGATTTACAAGTATGTGGAGAACTTACTTGGAGGCTCTGTGTACACCGACAATTTCACACAATTATCTGTTTTCATTGTCTCAGGAGCTCCAGAATATTCTTCGGGATTTTCATGAGGTATCAGAAGTGGTGGGCACTGCATACACAGATCAAGTGTTAAATTGCACCGAGAAAGATGAAGTGAATAAGAAAGCCAGCCTGCAGGCTTTATTCACCAAACTGATGTCAACCAGTAAGGAGGTGATCTCAGATGTGTTAGCCAAATTGATTAATCGCCTAAACTTGGAGAGCAAGGTAAACTACTTTTTCcttttagttaaaattatatagtCTTTTGTTTACTCTTCGTTTAATACTTCTTTTAGAAATTTGTTTTGCTCCTAGTTCAAGCTTTGCGCAGagattgttattttatttcagtCTTAGTTGCATGGTCGGCCTCAAAGCCTACCACCATCCTGTTTTGCTAGTTACACTATTTTATGGATCGGGGAATCAAGTTAGATCTATAAATTGAGGTTTTCTATTAGAAACAAATGATATCTAACAAACACCTGAATTTGTATTATATGGCAAGTTATCTGACATggtttttatatcttgaacaatGAACATTATATTCTGTTTGTAGATTGGTTTGATATGCTCCCATTAGCTTTTACCCCTTAAAACGATATTTGCCTTTTAAATACCTGGTTTTCGGTTGTATCAGGCAAGGGAATTAACTAGCAAAGAAGCACTAGTTTTGCGTCTGCAAAAGCAGTATCCAGATGATATTGGCATCATAGCGGCCCTGCTTTTTAATTACATTAAGCTTAAGCCTGGAGAAGCTTTGTATCTGGGAGCAAACGAACCTCATGCATACATATTTGGTGAATGCATTGAGTGCATGGCTACTTCAGATAATGTTGTACGAGCTGGGCTTACTCCAAAGAAGCGTGATACTGAGATCTTGTGTTCTATGCTGACATATAAACAGGTTTGTAAGAAGCCTCGGAGCTTCACCCCTAGACGTAGGCTGCTTTTCTTATACAGTAAGATGGTTGTGGATACTGGTCAGGAAGTGGCTAATACCATTTCTTAAAAACACTGtttcttcttttatatattGGACTGAATTTCACCTCAGGCACAAATGTAATCCTGTTTTTTGCAGGGCTCTCCTGAAATTTTGCCAGGAGTCAACATAAATTCAAGTATAAAAAGATACACTCCTCCTCTCGATGAATTTGAGATTGATCATTGTGTTCTCAAGGATGAGAACTCTGTTGTTTTCCCTGTGGTACCCGGCCCTTCAATCTTTTTGGTCACAGCAGGCAATGGAACAATGAAGTCAGAAGCTGAAGAAATAGTTTCTGAGGGCGATGTGATGTTCGCACCAGCCAACAGTCGTATCTGTGTCACTGCTGCATCGGAGTTGCATCTGTACAGAGCCGGAGTGAATAGCAGATTTTTTAGGCTGGACTGACCAATGCTTTCACCTGTGATATTAGTAGTCATTTTAGCTTCATATGGTGTGAGAATTAATGCCGTGTCTGTATGTTAGCATATTTAAAAgtagtttttaatatataatccagTACAATAAGTTTAAGTAATACATCTATGAGCTATCTCTGTGCATATATCCCTTCCTAAGTGATGAATAGTTGCATAGGAGATATGCAGATGCACTAGTGTCTGTATCTGCATATGTTCCTGCAGGCTGAAACTATTGAGTGTGCAACATAGTTCATCAAGTTATTGGATACCGTAATAACTTATATTGATGGCATAAAGGTCTTGTGCCAATTATTGCCACATTGTTGTTCTTCACAAGTTATGCAATTTTCACTTCCAGGCTGATATATTTCTGGTGCCCCAGATTGATGCAGCAATTAAAAGGTTCAACATTGATATGGTAGGCTGTCTTCCTTCCTCAAACTTTGAATATCTAATGGCCAGTGTGCTTTAGACTTTCCTTCATCTAGGCAAGCTTATGATGTTATTGCTGGTGACAGATTAAAGTCCGAGTCAAGCATGCAACCTGTCCGGTAAAAGTTATACTCCCAAGATTCAAGAAACACCTAATAATATGGTAGTGCAGGCAGGCATGTAGACTACAATTATATCGGCATTCTGTGattgtaatttttattcttttttcttgaagaataaaaatgtaaatgatAATATTGCTTGAATTGGTTCCTTTAAAGTCAGGGCATTGCATTTGTAACCCCGTATGAAATAGTACTACAAATGCTGATAAAAAAGTACTAGAAGCGCTGATGAAAAGTTGCACAACCGTGCACCGCTTTGTTCTAATTTATTGATGTTTGCTTCAGAAAATGGTTGATGGAGGAATTGTTAATAATTGGATGTGTGTGAACTTTGCACAAAATGTTCAAGATAATTTGGCTAGCGGGTTTTGTTCAAAACTCGCATAGATGTGCACAATATCAGGTATGGTATATACCGCAAGACCTCTTTGTCTTGATGTTCTCTACATATTGTCAAGTATATGATATCAGACAAGAAGATATGGCTAGGATATCAGACAAATATATATGGCAAGGGAACAAGAAAATCACAAGCAGATAAGAGGACGTGACAAGAAAATCTCAAGCAGATAAGAGGACGTGACACGTGACAGGGAATCTGGTAGCTTTGAAAGAAATAGAGACAAGGGGAATTTGAAATAGTGGGAAAAGACTGCACCCAGAAATAATTCATGTAGAAAATCATTATTGAAATACATTATTGTAATACTGTAACAAAAACCTGGATCTCTATATAAGAGACCTTATTGTAAATCATCAGTTTTTGGAATACAACATCTTAAATTTCTCTACATTCATTCTTCTTATGGCAAGCTAAACCTCTTCTCCTACAGTCTACAACAGATAAACATGTTCATCAATAAGAtatcatatacaaatattatctatttatcATTACATCAGGGACTCCGGTGATCCAATCTGTTTGAATAGtttgatttattttgataaataagataggatttttatatgatatttataattcatgTTATGCATGATATTGATGAAGCATGTTTAGAAGTTATAGATtgtagattttattttaaacatgtTTGTTTTTGTCGGAATATCTAATTGCCTACCCTCTTTAGGGTTTAACAGATATGAGAAACGATCCCCTAATATCTTGGACTGAACTATATTTTTCCTGTTTAGCGGTTCGATCCCAATCCAGTGCTTCCAGTTACCGGCGCACAGACTGATCAGGTGGAGAGTGTGCTAAAATCACGTTTTCAAGAGGTGCAGAAACTGAAGAAGGAGCTTGACCTATTGATTCTTATTCTTCCAGATAATAATGGCTCACTATGGTATGTAACCATTTGAGAAATTCTGATTCTGATATTTGTAATGGTCCAGTGCTTTTATTGAATGTCTGCGTAATTGTCTGTCTGTGGTTTTGCTTGCATTCACACTTCTGTGTAATGGTATCTGTCTCACTAATCGCTGTTTATGACTATTCATGAAGGCGATCTAAAGAGAATTTGTGAGACCGACCTTGGAATAGTTTCACATTGTTGCTTGACAAAACATGTCTTCAAGATGAGCAAGCAACACCTAGCGAATATGGCTTTAAAGATAACGTCAAAGTTGGGGGAAGAAATACAGTTCTTGTTGATGCTTTATCGAGGCGTATTCCACTTGTCAGTGACCGGCCTACAAGCATTTTTGGTGCCGATGTCACCCATCCTCATCCTGGAGAAGATTCCAGCCCCTTAATTGCAGCagtatgatataaaattttatagaacTGCTTATACATACTTGAGTTAATGTTTGTATGTGTTAATATGATTGCCTCTATTTGACAGGATTAtgtgtatattattaatttcttatcATCTATTGTTGCTTAAATTTGATATGAGATTTGTTATATAAATTTCAGGTCGTTGCTTCACAAGATTGGCCAGAGATAACAAAGTGTGCTGAATTGGTTTGTGCTCAAGCCCATAGACAAGAGCTTATTCAGGATCTGTACAAAAGGTGGCAGGATCCAAATAGAGAAACTGTATCAGGGGGAATGAATAATGATCAAGTATGTTCATCTCCCAACCTCTTATCTGATTGAATAATACACAATAGTAGACCTATGTGTACTCTTTATGGTAATTTTTAAATCAAGCTCTTTACAGTATTAGTTTTGTTTCTTTGCTATAGGGAACTCCTTATTTCATTCTGCAGATCAACTGAACAGAAACCCCAGAGCATTATATTCTATAGGTATTTATTATTACTCAGTATTATAGTGTGCTTGTCTGGTACTTGTCATTGTCGTGGCCTAATGACGAGCAAACTGCAGGGATGGTGTTAGCGAGGGGCAGTTCTATCAAGTTCTTCTGTATGAACTTGATGCAATTCGCAAGGTCCTCTAATTTTGGCCCTCTAATTTAATTGT
Coding sequences:
- the LOC108223562 gene encoding mannose-6-phosphate isomerase 1-like; translated protein: MASSTNGSANSHSRARLQRLRCSVQNYDWGRVGYESAVARLYCKNSGVEIDENKCYAELWMGTHASGPSFVVGENGEQSLKSWIENNPGVLGDKVFDKWNTNLPFLFKVLSIAKALSIQAHPDKKLAEILHRTQPDMYKDDNHKPEMVLAITDFEALCGFTDLEELQNILRDFHEVSEVVGTAYTDQVLNCTEKDEVNKKASLQALFTKLMSTSKEVISDVLAKLINRLNLESKARELTSKEALVLRLQKQYPDDIGIIAALLFNYIKLKPGEALYLGANEPHAYIFGECIECMATSDNVVRAGLTPKKRDTEILCSMLTYKQGSPEILPGVNINSSIKRYTPPLDEFEIDHCVLKDENSVVFPVVPGPSIFLVTAGNGTMKSEAEEIVSEGDVMFAPANSRICVTAASELHLYRAGVNSRFFRLD